Part of the Bacillota bacterium genome, GCTGGACGTTGCGGAGGCGGTCCAAAGGGCGCGCGCTGCCCTGGAGCTCGCGGAGCGTCCGCCGATATTCCTCGTGTCGCACAAGGTGATGCCTGCCACTACTGTGCGGGACCTGCAGGCCCTGGGAATCAGGGAGCTTGTCGCCTCCTACTCCACGAATTTCGACCCTGCCATGGAAAACCGTGCCCACAACATCAGGCTGGCATCAGGACGGATTTCAGGGGTGATCGTGAGGCCGGGCGAGGAGTTCTCTTTCAACGAGGTTGTGGGCCCTAGGACTGGCGAATTCGGGTTCCGCGAAGCCCCGGAGATCGTGGACGACGAGCTCAGGCCGGGGATCGGCGGAGGGGTGTGCCAAGTCTCGTCAACGCTATACAACGCGGCGCTTCTCGCGAACATGCGCATAACCGCCAGACAGAATCACTCCAGGCTTACAGGGTACGTTCCGCCGGGACGCGACGCCACGGTCTATTATGGCCAACAAGACCTCAGGTTCCGGAACGCTGGTGGCGCGCCCGTTCTCATCCTTGCGGAGGTGGCTGGATCTGCGCTCACAGTGAGCATCTTCGGGGACCGCCCGGAGGATCAAGAAGTCAGGGTGATCACGTCGCATATGGAAACCATCCCTCCAGGCGTTCGCGAGATCCCCGACGATGGCCTCGAGGAAGGCAGACGAGTCATCGCGGAAGAAGGCGCTTCCGGGTGCGAAGTCGTCACCGAACGGCTACTTATAACAAGTGGGAAGGTTGCCAGGAGGGAGGTGATATCGCGCGACAGGTACAGGCCTCGAGACGCGGTGGTTCGTGTCGGAACAAGGCGTGTGAGTACGCCGCCGCGTACAAGAGAGTCCTGAACACGCACTCGGGGGCGGTTTCTTGACTTGTCCAGAAACACGAGTGTATAATTTCCTCGTGGGTCGAGCTACATCACGCCAGGGGGCGATGCAAGTGAGTGCCGAGCCGCAGCGCCAACCATCTTCTGCGTATGATGACATGCTCGACGAGGAAATTGTCGAGAGCGCGAGATGCGGGGAAAGATCCGCCGAGGAATACCTCATCAATAAGTACAAGAACTTCGTTCGCGCCAAGGCCCGCTCGTATTTCCTCATCGGTGCTGACCGCGAAGACATCGTCCAAGAAGGCATGATAGGCCTCTTCAAGGCCATACGAGATTTCCGTAGCGACAAACTGGCTTCGTTCCGCGCTTTCGCTGAGCTATGCATCACCAGGCAGATAATCACGGCAATAAAGACAGCCACGCGGCAGAAGCACATTCCCCTGAACTCGTACGTGTCGCTCAACAAGCCCATATATGATGAGGAGTCGGACCGTACTCTCCTCGACGTGCTTTCCGGCACGAAGGTCACTGATCCTGAGGAGCTCGTGATTAGCAAGGAGGAGTTCGTGGACATTGAGTCCAAGATGGGCGAGTTTTTGAGCGACCTCGAGTGGAAGGTGCTGTCTGCCTACCTCGATGGCAAGTCGTACCAGGAGATAGCCGGGGAGCTGCGCAGGCACGTGAAGTCGATTGACAACGCGCTTCAACGAGTGAAGCGCAAACTCGAGCGATACATAGAGAAGCGAAACGAGACGATCTAGCGAGACGAAACGAGACGATCTGAGGATCACGCAGCAAGACGAACCCAAGTGCCTCAACAAGAGGAACGCGGTCGGGCGATGAATGGCCATTGGGATGTCAGGTGGGCATCTGCATCTTGGGGGTGCGTGTAATTCCTGTAGGTGATGAGGGCAGGAAGAGCAGGTAAGATGTTCCGAGCACAGAGGTGCAGGTAAAGTGGTATGCTCCTCGAAAATGGCCTGTAGCTGGTCATTCGGGGAGGGTTTATGGGATGAGGAAGCGTGAAGATGTTAGTGGAGAAGTGGCGGCTGTGGCGGAGAAGCTGCTACGTA contains:
- a CDS encoding VanW family protein; this translates as MRPHLASIVMRASLIGACLAVGIVVGAGAFLSGAGGRVAPGVEIGGIEVGGVARAEAAEIAGRIARIVNGTPLVFVHEGKQWARSPERLGAKSDAAELVGRVMRVGRTGSAARRAWQLLGAVTRGWRVGAATHVDEEKLFEEILALASEINVEARNATFDVRTGREVPEREGRRLDVAEAVQRARAALELAERPPIFLVSHKVMPATTVRDLQALGIRELVASYSTNFDPAMENRAHNIRLASGRISGVIVRPGEEFSFNEVVGPRTGEFGFREAPEIVDDELRPGIGGGVCQVSSTLYNAALLANMRITARQNHSRLTGYVPPGRDATVYYGQQDLRFRNAGGAPVLILAEVAGSALTVSIFGDRPEDQEVRVITSHMETIPPGVREIPDDGLEEGRRVIAEEGASGCEVVTERLLITSGKVARREVISRDRYRPRDAVVRVGTRRVSTPPRTRES
- the sigH gene encoding RNA polymerase sporulation sigma factor SigH → MSAEPQRQPSSAYDDMLDEEIVESARCGERSAEEYLINKYKNFVRAKARSYFLIGADREDIVQEGMIGLFKAIRDFRSDKLASFRAFAELCITRQIITAIKTATRQKHIPLNSYVSLNKPIYDEESDRTLLDVLSGTKVTDPEELVISKEEFVDIESKMGEFLSDLEWKVLSAYLDGKSYQEIAGELRRHVKSIDNALQRVKRKLERYIEKRNETI